One part of the Rutidosis leptorrhynchoides isolate AG116_Rl617_1_P2 chromosome 1, CSIRO_AGI_Rlap_v1, whole genome shotgun sequence genome encodes these proteins:
- the LOC139846797 gene encoding uncharacterized protein, giving the protein MLESHKDATVAERISNVNSTSLGNWNWTRSPSGRAIDDLTELNNFISSVSLYDCPDSWKFTLDSSGTFTTSTMSKLINALKYGVHSKSITLPRNKFVPQKVFIFSWRVIQQKIPVRCELDKKGIDLHTILCPLCNQHTETIDHALINCHNVTSIWLQILDWWNQINTSISNINDAIISDQGLSYTSIGSSLWQATKWITCYIVWKHRNLKVFKRKEWNPAWIISEIQTQSFSWISNRARKKSPIEWHQWLINPSSYAVSSTNRTGIG; this is encoded by the coding sequence ATGCTGGAATCCCACAAAGATGCAACTGTCGCCGAAAGAATCTCGAATGTCAACTCCACCTCGCTTGGAAATTGGAATTGGACCCGGTCACCGAGTGGTCGTGCAATAGATGATCTTACGGAACTCAATAACTTTATTTCATCCGTAAGCCTCTACGATTGCCCCGACTCATGGAAATTCACTCTGGACTCATCCGGCACTTTCACAACATCAACAATGTCAAAATTGATTAATGCATTAAAATATGGCGTTCACTCAAAAAGTATAACACTACCTCGCAATAAATTTGTCCCTCAAAAGGTCTTCATATTCTCATGGAGAGTCATCCAACAAAAAATTCCGGTTAGATGCGAACTCGACAAAAAAGGAATCGACTTACACACCATCTTATGCCCTTTATGCAATCAACATACTGAAACCATTGATCATGCGCTGATTAATTGCCACAACGTGACCTCAATTTGGCTACAAATACTAGATTGGTGGAATCAAATTAACACATCAATATCCAACATCAACGATGCCATCATCTCCGACCAAGGTCTCTCATATACCTCCATTGGTTCCTCTCTATGGCAAGCTACTAAATGGATTACTTGCTACATCGTATGGAAACATAGGAATCTAAAAGTCTTCAAAAGAAAAGAATGGAATCCCGCTTGGATCATTTCAGAAATTCAAACGCAAAGTTTTAGTTGGATCTCAAACCGAGCGCGAAAAAAATCCCCAATTGAATGGCATCAATGGCTCATCAACCCTTCATCATATGCGGTCTCGTCTACAAACCGCACCGGCATTGGTTAA